A genomic window from Gymnodinialimonas ceratoperidinii includes:
- a CDS encoding SDR family oxidoreductase → MSLACDLAGRHILLTGAARGLGAVIARHLAEAGAQLTLADILEDEGRAVAGELDADFHRVDLRDPASIEALGAKLEGPLHGLFNNGAIATGIGGIGFEEVDIDTWDRVMEVNVRGTWLMTKAATPALRAAGTGRIVNVASDTALWGAPNLMSYVASKGAVMSMTRSLARELGPDGIGVTAIAPGILTTESTDYVPQARHDQYGTGRAVPGPQPPEDVAGTVAFLLSEAALTLTGQVLPVNRGFVFT, encoded by the coding sequence ATGAGCCTGGCCTGCGACCTTGCCGGCCGGCACATCCTGCTCACCGGGGCCGCGCGCGGATTGGGCGCGGTCATCGCCCGGCATCTGGCAGAAGCCGGCGCGCAGCTGACCCTTGCCGACATCCTCGAGGATGAAGGCCGCGCGGTGGCCGGAGAGCTGGATGCCGACTTCCACCGCGTCGACCTGCGCGACCCCGCCAGCATCGAGGCGCTTGGCGCAAAGTTGGAGGGTCCGCTCCACGGGCTCTTCAACAACGGCGCCATTGCCACCGGGATCGGCGGCATCGGCTTCGAGGAGGTCGACATCGACACCTGGGACCGGGTGATGGAGGTCAACGTTCGCGGCACATGGCTGATGACCAAGGCCGCCACCCCTGCCCTGCGCGCCGCGGGCACGGGGCGGATCGTCAACGTCGCCTCGGACACCGCGCTTTGGGGCGCGCCCAACCTGATGAGCTATGTCGCCTCGAAGGGCGCGGTCATGTCGATGACCCGCTCGCTCGCGCGCGAGTTGGGGCCTGACGGGATCGGCGTCACCGCCATCGCGCCGGGCATCCTCACCACCGAGAGCACCGATTACGTCCCGCAGGCACGCCACGACCAATACGGCACCGGCCGCGCCGTGCCCGGCCCGCAACCGCCCGAGGACGTGGCCGGAACGGTCGCCTTCCTGCTGAGCGAGGCGGCGCTGACCCTCACCGGGCAGGTGTTGCCGGTAAACAGGGGCTTCGTGTTCACATGA
- the msrB gene encoding peptide-methionine (R)-S-oxide reductase MsrB gives MSNYTKNPDAIANLTPEQYRVTQQDGTERPGTGEYLDNKEPGIYVDVVSGEPLFASSDKYESGCGWPSFTKAIDTSMVNELRDTSLGMIRTEVRSTHGDSHLGHVFPDGPADRGGLRYCINSASLRFIHRDDMEAEGYGAYIDQVEDVA, from the coding sequence ATGAGCAATTACACAAAGAATCCCGACGCGATCGCCAATCTCACGCCGGAGCAATACCGCGTGACGCAGCAGGACGGCACCGAGCGCCCCGGCACGGGCGAGTACCTCGACAACAAGGAGCCGGGAATTTACGTCGACGTCGTCTCTGGCGAGCCGCTTTTTGCCTCGTCCGACAAGTACGAATCCGGCTGCGGCTGGCCGAGCTTCACTAAGGCAATCGATACCTCGATGGTCAACGAGTTGCGCGACACCTCCCTCGGCATGATCCGCACCGAGGTGCGCTCGACCCATGGAGACAGCCACTTGGGACACGTCTTCCCCGACGGCCCCGCGGACCGCGGTGGCCTGCGCTATTGCATCAACTCCGCGTCGCTGCGCTTCATTCACCGCGACGACATGGAAGCCGAAGGCTACGGCGCATATATCGACCAGGTGGAGGACGTGGCATGA
- a CDS encoding IclR family transcriptional regulator: MSENDPYAVPALVRGLKLLQAFTPQQPEQTMAQLAQKLGITRSAVFRTVHTLVQEGFLLAVPDGKHFRLGPAVLRVSYGYLASRELLEVAQKPLEAMRDQLDWSGHLGVLDGRQILYLMRLPASDGLSSLVHVGSRLPVTMTAMGRVLLTQKTEPQIRRLLDGQPKLAIERALAAWQTDRASPSVIHNGSFETGLCSVAAPIYDMSGDVVAAISATKQTEEVPPHVEREVLKSAYAISRAMGFEPA, from the coding sequence ATGAGCGAGAATGACCCCTACGCCGTCCCCGCCCTTGTGCGCGGGCTGAAGCTGCTGCAGGCCTTCACGCCGCAGCAGCCCGAACAGACGATGGCGCAACTGGCGCAGAAGCTCGGCATCACCCGGTCCGCTGTGTTCCGCACCGTGCACACGCTGGTGCAGGAAGGGTTCCTCCTCGCGGTGCCCGACGGCAAACACTTCCGCCTCGGCCCCGCCGTGCTGCGCGTCAGCTACGGCTATCTTGCCAGCCGCGAGCTTCTGGAAGTGGCGCAGAAACCGCTGGAAGCAATGCGCGATCAGCTCGATTGGTCCGGTCATCTCGGGGTGCTCGACGGGCGGCAGATCCTCTACCTGATGCGCCTGCCGGCCTCCGATGGCCTCTCGTCGCTGGTGCACGTGGGAAGCCGCCTGCCGGTGACCATGACCGCGATGGGGCGGGTGCTGCTGACCCAGAAGACCGAGCCGCAGATCCGCCGCCTGCTGGACGGACAGCCGAAACTGGCGATCGAGCGCGCTCTTGCGGCCTGGCAGACCGACCGCGCCAGCCCCTCGGTCATTCACAACGGCAGTTTCGAGACCGGGCTCTGCAGCGTCGCCGCGCCGATCTACGACATGTCTGGCGACGTCGTGGCCGCCATCAGCGCCACGAAACAGACCGAAGAAGTCCCGCCCCACGTGGAGCGCGAGGTTCTGAAATCCGCCTACGCCATCAGCCGCGCCATGGGGTTCGAGCCGGCCTGA
- the dusA gene encoding tRNA dihydrouridine(20/20a) synthase DusA — protein sequence MHLNRHARLSVAPMMDWTDRHCRYFHRLMSREALLYTEMVTAPAVINGDRARLLDYDAAEHPVALQLGGSVPEELAQATRIANDWGYDEVNLNVGCPSDRVQSGCFGAVLMKSPALVADCVRAMQEASAVEVTVKCRIGVDEQDPQEALPAFLDAMVAAGVQRVTIHARKAWLQGLSPKQNRDVPPLDYDLVHVMKREYPQLHLSINGGVTTLDEARTHLDAGMDGVMFGRAAYHTPAEVLLQADQLIFGAAHPARTAEQVALDMIPYIDAHLAAGGRLNQITRHILGLFAGRPGARGWKRVLSEGAHLDGAGPELIERALQEVTARAA from the coding sequence ATGCACCTGAACCGACACGCCAGATTGTCCGTCGCCCCGATGATGGACTGGACCGATCGCCATTGCCGCTACTTCCATCGGCTGATGTCGCGCGAGGCGTTGCTCTATACCGAGATGGTCACCGCCCCCGCCGTGATCAACGGCGACCGCGCGCGACTGCTGGATTACGACGCGGCCGAGCATCCTGTCGCCCTGCAGCTTGGCGGCTCCGTGCCCGAGGAACTCGCTCAGGCCACCCGGATCGCCAATGATTGGGGCTATGACGAGGTGAACCTCAACGTCGGCTGTCCCTCGGACCGGGTGCAATCGGGCTGCTTCGGCGCGGTGCTGATGAAGAGCCCTGCGCTGGTCGCCGACTGCGTCAGGGCCATGCAGGAGGCCAGCGCCGTGGAGGTCACGGTGAAATGCCGCATCGGTGTCGACGAGCAGGACCCGCAGGAGGCGCTGCCCGCGTTTCTCGATGCGATGGTCGCGGCAGGGGTGCAGCGGGTCACGATCCATGCCCGCAAGGCTTGGCTGCAAGGGCTCAGCCCGAAGCAGAACCGTGACGTGCCGCCGCTCGACTACGATCTCGTGCACGTGATGAAGCGCGAATATCCGCAGCTGCATCTCTCGATCAACGGCGGCGTCACGACACTGGACGAGGCCCGCACGCATCTCGATGCCGGAATGGACGGCGTGATGTTCGGCCGCGCCGCCTACCACACGCCCGCCGAGGTTCTTTTGCAGGCCGACCAGCTGATCTTCGGCGCCGCGCATCCTGCCCGGACCGCCGAGCAGGTGGCGCTCGACATGATCCCCTATATCGACGCGCATCTGGCCGCCGGAGGGCGTTTGAACCAGATCACCCGCCACATCCTCGGCCTCTTCGCCGGCCGCCCCGGCGCGCGCGGCTGGAAGCGCGTCCTCTCCGAGGGCGCCCACCTCGACGGCGCCGGGCCGGAGCTGATCGAACGCGCCCTGCAGGAAGTCACCGCCCGCGCCGCATGA
- a CDS encoding aromatic ring-hydroxylating oxygenase subunit alpha — protein sequence MALSPEKRARIEARVNEGVRDQWYPVAKSVEVRSDRPVGVVALGQKLVMWRTSDGSIKCIEDFCPHRGAPLSYGEIHGEHIGCRYHGVVVDGTGTVQQVPAMPDCPMEGRKALRSFHVAEHSDAVFVFMSSDEATEPPELPLSPELTDPEWEGFLCTAVWDVNYRYALDNLADPMHGCYLHAESFTLAFGSKQDLLELDNREDGFRVARVGQTGENFDWVEFETPEGGMYCHLDIPYPPSAGPGGNMRIVGYVLPMGPQRCKVFFWRMRKVQGFERDSWRFLFRARLEERHWNVLEQDRVMLEGMPDDARRREMLYQHDIGLAHLRRALNRLARTQIEAEDAAADGVAAQ from the coding sequence ATGGCATTATCACCAGAGAAGAGAGCGCGGATCGAAGCGCGCGTGAACGAAGGTGTCCGGGATCAATGGTATCCGGTCGCCAAATCTGTCGAGGTCCGCAGCGACCGCCCCGTGGGCGTCGTGGCGCTCGGGCAGAAGCTGGTCATGTGGCGCACCTCGGACGGCTCGATCAAATGCATCGAGGATTTCTGCCCGCACCGCGGCGCGCCGCTGAGCTACGGCGAGATCCACGGCGAGCACATCGGTTGCCGCTACCACGGCGTCGTGGTGGACGGCACCGGCACCGTGCAGCAAGTGCCCGCCATGCCCGATTGCCCGATGGAGGGCCGCAAGGCGCTGCGCTCCTTCCACGTGGCCGAGCACAGCGACGCGGTCTTCGTCTTCATGTCCTCCGACGAGGCGACCGAGCCGCCCGAGCTGCCGCTCTCGCCCGAGCTGACGGACCCGGAGTGGGAAGGCTTCCTGTGCACCGCGGTCTGGGACGTGAACTACCGCTATGCGCTCGACAACCTCGCCGATCCGATGCACGGCTGCTACCTGCACGCCGAGAGCTTCACCCTCGCCTTCGGCTCCAAGCAGGACCTGCTGGAACTGGACAACCGCGAGGACGGCTTCCGCGTCGCCCGCGTGGGACAGACCGGCGAGAACTTCGACTGGGTCGAGTTCGAGACCCCCGAAGGCGGCATGTATTGCCACCTCGACATCCCCTACCCGCCCTCGGCCGGCCCCGGCGGCAACATGCGCATCGTGGGCTACGTGCTGCCCATGGGCCCGCAGCGCTGCAAGGTCTTCTTCTGGCGCATGCGCAAGGTGCAGGGTTTCGAGCGTGACAGCTGGCGCTTCCTGTTCCGGGCGCGGCTGGAAGAGCGGCACTGGAACGTGCTGGAACAGGACCGCGTGATGCTGGAAGGCATGCCCGACGACGCCCGTCGCCGCGAGATGCTCTACCAGCATGACATCGGTCTTGCGCACCTGCGCCGGGCGCTCAATCGCCTCGCCCGCACGCAGATTGAAGCGGAAGATGCGGCAGCCGACGGCGTGGCCGCGCAATGA
- a CDS encoding Ldh family oxidoreductase encodes MHIAIADIRAASEAALLAHGAGAFQAAEVAKAVARAEETGNIICGLYYLESYCTQLASGRVEGTVEPEISKPKQGVVRADARFGFAQPAFARALSQAVAAARDVGVATLTVAHAHTCTSLGYFTEQIAAEGLIAIGFTNASAIVAAPGGTAPVLGTNPIAMTIPGDDGPLMHADFSTSAVALGKITMAKAAGEKIPLGWAVDAEGQPTTDPEAAIKGALVSAAGPKGWAFGLLVEVMAAGLTGSVNSLDVKGLKLPDGKPHDLGQTYLFIDPDAHAGRDTMTARLRRVAEVLENDGGSGRIPGVPRRHLDPVDVPDALWASVQALAGQKTAGA; translated from the coding sequence ATGCACATCGCCATCGCTGACATTCGCGCCGCCTCTGAAGCCGCGTTGCTTGCCCATGGGGCCGGGGCCTTTCAGGCGGCAGAGGTGGCCAAGGCCGTCGCGCGGGCGGAGGAGACCGGGAATATTATCTGCGGGCTCTACTACTTGGAGAGCTATTGCACGCAGCTGGCCTCCGGGCGGGTGGAGGGCACCGTCGAGCCTGAAATCTCAAAGCCCAAACAAGGTGTTGTGCGGGCCGACGCCCGCTTTGGCTTCGCGCAGCCGGCCTTTGCCCGCGCCTTGTCCCAGGCCGTTGCGGCGGCCCGTGACGTGGGTGTCGCGACCCTTACGGTGGCCCATGCCCATACCTGCACGTCGCTTGGCTATTTCACCGAGCAGATCGCGGCGGAGGGGTTGATCGCTATCGGTTTCACCAACGCCTCGGCCATCGTCGCCGCGCCGGGCGGCACGGCGCCGGTCCTGGGCACCAATCCGATTGCCATGACGATACCCGGCGACGACGGGCCCTTGATGCACGCTGATTTCTCGACCTCGGCGGTGGCTCTGGGCAAAATCACCATGGCGAAGGCTGCGGGCGAGAAGATCCCCCTCGGATGGGCGGTGGACGCGGAAGGACAGCCCACGACGGACCCGGAAGCGGCGATCAAGGGCGCCCTGGTGAGCGCGGCGGGGCCAAAAGGATGGGCCTTCGGCCTGCTTGTCGAGGTGATGGCGGCGGGGCTGACCGGCTCGGTCAATTCGCTGGACGTGAAAGGCCTGAAGTTGCCGGACGGCAAGCCGCATGATCTGGGGCAGACCTACCTGTTCATCGACCCAGACGCCCATGCGGGGCGCGACACGATGACGGCGCGTCTGCGCCGGGTGGCGGAGGTTTTGGAGAATGACGGCGGATCAGGGCGCATTCCGGGCGTGCCGCGGCGGCATCTCGATCCGGTGGATGTGCCCGACGCACTCTGGGCGTCGGTGCAGGCCCTGGCAGGGCAGAAAACGGCGGGGGCCTGA
- the msrA gene encoding peptide-methionine (S)-S-oxide reductase MsrA, with protein sequence MSERAVLAGGCFWGMQDLIRKMDGVISTRVGYTGGDVENATYRNHGTHAEGIEIIFDPDRISYRKLLEFFFQIHDPTTLNRQGNDRGMSYRSAIYYVDDAQKEIAEDTIADVNASGLWPGEVVTELEPAGPFWEAEPEHQDYLERIPNGYTCHFVRPDWVLPKRSTAAE encoded by the coding sequence ATGAGCGAGCGGGCAGTACTGGCAGGCGGATGCTTCTGGGGGATGCAGGACCTGATCCGCAAGATGGATGGGGTGATCTCCACCCGCGTAGGCTACACCGGCGGTGACGTCGAGAATGCGACCTACCGCAATCACGGGACCCACGCGGAGGGGATCGAGATCATCTTCGATCCGGACCGCATCAGCTATCGCAAGCTGCTGGAATTCTTCTTCCAGATCCACGATCCCACCACGCTGAACCGCCAAGGCAACGACCGCGGGATGAGCTATCGCAGCGCGATCTACTACGTCGACGATGCTCAGAAGGAGATCGCAGAGGATACGATTGCCGATGTGAACGCGTCAGGTCTCTGGCCCGGTGAAGTCGTGACGGAGCTGGAACCCGCGGGGCCGTTCTGGGAGGCCGAGCCCGAGCATCAGGATTACCTCGAGCGTATTCCCAATGGCTACACCTGCCACTTCGTGCGGCCGGACTGGGTCCTTCCCAAGCGCTCAACTGCTGCTGAATGA
- a CDS encoding cupin domain-containing protein: MNVAATPTTTLAEKMEAHTGRFVDKKFDWNAFPSNDGFEDLARAQMRYIGAGGSPKVGDPSTLKADNFTLSMIYKEPGRYAACHSHEIEESFLIISGALIVGWEKHGEVVEVNLGPKDMILNAREIGHGFRVDGVEPVMMSISVDVGKPLPPVYHYHPKEHPAELARTFGAEPGNTMPFDRNGEHEIQKLMSDYVVRFAELPTIWEDAGFTRKVYVGDAPGAVHHDSTRKEMWGLPMGAKLAPFTRTVEDAYLCLEGSVEVVWVGEDGEEASVELGPRDLVKTPAGQAHYLRNPGAGAATVWTVIGTSGDDGAVYKKG; encoded by the coding sequence ATGAACGTCGCAGCCACTCCCACCACGACCCTTGCCGAAAAGATGGAGGCGCACACCGGGCGCTTCGTCGACAAGAAATTCGATTGGAACGCCTTTCCGTCCAACGACGGTTTCGAGGACCTCGCCCGCGCCCAGATGCGCTACATCGGTGCCGGCGGCTCGCCCAAGGTGGGTGACCCCTCTACCCTGAAGGCCGACAACTTCACCCTCAGCATGATCTACAAGGAGCCGGGTCGCTACGCCGCCTGCCACAGCCACGAGATCGAGGAGAGCTTCCTGATCATCTCCGGCGCGCTGATCGTCGGGTGGGAGAAGCACGGCGAGGTCGTCGAGGTGAACCTCGGTCCCAAGGACATGATCCTCAACGCCCGCGAAATCGGCCACGGCTTCCGCGTCGACGGCGTGGAGCCGGTAATGATGTCGATCTCGGTCGACGTGGGCAAACCCCTGCCCCCGGTCTACCACTACCACCCCAAGGAGCATCCGGCCGAGCTGGCGCGGACCTTCGGCGCAGAGCCGGGCAACACCATGCCCTTCGACCGCAATGGCGAGCACGAGATCCAGAAACTGATGTCCGATTACGTCGTGCGCTTCGCAGAGCTGCCGACGATCTGGGAAGACGCGGGCTTCACCCGCAAGGTCTACGTGGGCGATGCGCCCGGCGCGGTTCACCACGACAGCACCCGCAAGGAGATGTGGGGCCTGCCCATGGGCGCGAAACTGGCACCCTTCACGCGCACCGTGGAAGACGCCTATCTGTGCCTCGAGGGCAGCGTGGAGGTTGTCTGGGTCGGCGAAGACGGCGAAGAAGCCAGTGTCGAGCTTGGCCCGCGCGATCTGGTCAAGACACCGGCAGGTCAGGCACATTACCTGCGCAATCCCGGTGCGGGCGCCGCGACGGTCTGGACCGTGATCGGCACCTCCGGCGACGATGGCGCGGTCTACAAGAAAGGATGA
- a CDS encoding recombinase-like helix-turn-helix domain-containing protein has protein sequence MSSNNRPDAFKEMMQAARAAGRPELAHQGRGRPLTEAEDALADALMAIYDEGKTGEADLAEALAARKVARPSTGKPDWTAETLAAELKAINADLDAAYQEHGFGA, from the coding sequence ATGAGCAGCAACAACCGCCCCGATGCGTTCAAGGAAATGATGCAGGCCGCCCGCGCCGCCGGACGGCCCGAGCTGGCCCATCAGGGTCGGGGGCGCCCCCTGACCGAGGCAGAGGACGCCTTGGCCGACGCGCTGATGGCGATCTATGACGAAGGGAAAACGGGAGAGGCCGATCTGGCCGAGGCTCTGGCCGCGCGCAAGGTCGCCCGGCCCTCCACCGGCAAGCCCGACTGGACGGCAGAGACTCTGGCCGCGGAACTGAAGGCGATCAACGCCGATCTGGACGCGGCCTATCAGGAACACGGCTTCGGAGCCTGA
- a CDS encoding FAD-dependent oxidoreductase produces the protein MQMQGRALNILIIGGGIAGCCAAIALGQAGHRVRIVEKQSEWRFQSSGIFVYANGLESLGKLGLLDDILAAGFAVPDGRNAYYDHRGRPIVETFYPTADGGTIPAILGIKRAEMHRVMAARVAALGVPISLGTTVTNLQEQTDGITAVLSDGSNEMVDLVVGADGLRSATRAMIGIDVAPRYTGVGVWRSVHRRPPELTDKIMMMGPAKRFGIMPISDDRLYTFGTMAEPAGSYYAPADWPQLMRARFAEFEGPAAPFLAELNAESEVLYTAVEEVALPLHWHRGRVQLIGDAAHASTPFMGQGGAMAMEDAVVLAEALAAVPDLEAALTAFGQARFPVCEFVQNVSRAVGEDGARETSGDEEARHAALRETAQAKVDGFYMRLAELRASARF, from the coding sequence ATGCAAATGCAGGGCCGCGCGCTGAACATCTTGATCATCGGCGGCGGCATCGCCGGATGCTGCGCGGCGATTGCTCTCGGGCAGGCTGGCCACCGGGTGCGGATCGTCGAGAAGCAGAGCGAATGGCGCTTCCAGAGCTCAGGCATCTTCGTCTATGCCAACGGATTGGAAAGCCTCGGGAAACTCGGCCTGCTGGACGACATCCTCGCCGCCGGCTTCGCGGTGCCCGACGGGCGCAACGCCTATTACGATCACCGCGGCCGCCCCATCGTGGAGACCTTCTATCCCACCGCTGATGGTGGGACGATCCCCGCCATCCTCGGGATCAAACGCGCCGAGATGCACCGGGTCATGGCGGCCCGTGTCGCGGCCCTGGGGGTGCCGATCTCTCTTGGGACCACCGTGACGAACCTGCAGGAACAGACCGACGGCATCACGGCGGTGCTGTCGGACGGCAGTAACGAAATGGTCGACCTCGTGGTCGGCGCGGACGGGTTGCGCTCGGCCACCCGCGCGATGATCGGCATCGACGTCGCGCCGCGCTACACCGGGGTCGGCGTCTGGCGCTCGGTCCACCGGAGGCCGCCGGAGCTGACCGACAAGATCATGATGATGGGGCCAGCCAAGCGTTTCGGCATCATGCCGATCAGCGACGACCGGCTCTACACCTTCGGCACCATGGCAGAGCCGGCGGGCAGCTACTACGCCCCCGCCGATTGGCCGCAGCTGATGCGCGCGCGCTTCGCCGAGTTCGAAGGCCCCGCCGCACCCTTCCTCGCCGAGTTGAACGCCGAGAGCGAGGTGCTCTACACCGCCGTCGAGGAGGTCGCCCTGCCGTTGCACTGGCACCGGGGCCGGGTGCAGCTGATCGGCGACGCGGCCCATGCCTCGACGCCTTTCATGGGGCAGGGCGGGGCGATGGCGATGGAGGACGCGGTGGTGCTGGCCGAGGCGCTGGCAGCCGTGCCCGATCTCGAGGCCGCGCTCACTGCCTTTGGGCAGGCGCGGTTCCCGGTCTGCGAATTCGTGCAGAACGTCTCGCGCGCCGTGGGCGAAGACGGCGCGCGGGAGACGTCTGGCGATGAAGAGGCGCGCCACGCTGCCTTGCGAGAGACCGCGCAAGCCAAGGTGGATGGCTTCTATATGAGGCTCGCTGAGTTGCGTGCCTCGGCGCGGTTCTGA
- a CDS encoding YcbK family protein, with translation MTTQFSRRSLLRAFAATTVAAAPVMANATGLLRGAGDIRRLNMYNGRSGESLNMIYWIEGEYIAPALEEVNYFMRDWRTDGVIEINARTVDILAAAHNLMDTTEPYTLLSGYRSPETNAMLRRRSSGVASRSRHMVGEAADVQLQSRSINQMFQAARACNAGGVGRYSSSNFVHMDCGPVRSWGS, from the coding sequence ATGACGACACAATTCTCACGACGCTCGCTTCTCCGGGCGTTCGCAGCCACAACTGTTGCCGCAGCGCCGGTGATGGCCAACGCGACCGGCTTGTTGCGCGGCGCGGGCGATATTCGCCGGCTCAACATGTACAACGGTCGCTCGGGCGAGAGCCTGAACATGATCTACTGGATCGAGGGCGAATACATCGCTCCCGCTTTGGAAGAGGTTAACTACTTCATGCGCGATTGGCGCACGGATGGTGTGATCGAAATCAACGCTCGCACAGTCGACATCCTGGCCGCTGCGCACAACCTGATGGACACGACGGAGCCCTACACGCTTCTGTCGGGCTACCGCTCTCCCGAGACCAACGCGATGCTGCGTCGGCGCTCTTCCGGCGTTGCAAGCCGCTCCCGCCACATGGTGGGCGAAGCGGCGGACGTGCAACTCCAGTCGCGGTCGATCAACCAGATGTTCCAGGCCGCGCGTGCCTGCAACGCCGGCGGTGTCGGTCGCTACTCCAGCAGCAACTTCGTACACATGGACTGCGGCCCCGTTCGCAGCTGGGGCAGCTAA
- a CDS encoding pentapeptide repeat-containing protein codes for MTVDELIADLQRPWHHGEHVDARGLVLDEPLVLDGMEVRGFDLSGAQLNGGLSARGTRFRGLAWLRKATIKGTCDLREASFRTDLRADQLEAEDVLLDDCELQGVLSLAGATLRSLSLRNALMMANVTLEGARIDGEVVLDGAEIMGGLWSAEAGIGALDHGEADIFGRLRLPG; via the coding sequence ATGACAGTGGATGAGCTTATTGCCGACCTCCAGCGTCCCTGGCACCACGGCGAGCATGTCGATGCCCGCGGCCTCGTGCTGGACGAGCCCTTGGTGCTCGACGGCATGGAGGTGCGCGGCTTCGACCTTTCGGGCGCGCAACTCAACGGCGGGTTGAGCGCGCGGGGCACGCGGTTTCGCGGCCTCGCGTGGCTGCGCAAAGCCACCATCAAGGGCACCTGTGACCTCCGCGAGGCCTCCTTTCGCACCGATCTGCGAGCGGATCAGCTGGAGGCCGAGGACGTCCTTCTGGACGATTGCGAGTTGCAGGGCGTGTTGTCGCTTGCCGGTGCCACGCTCCGCTCCCTCTCGTTGCGGAATGCGCTGATGATGGCGAACGTGACGCTGGAAGGCGCGCGGATCGACGGTGAGGTCGTGCTCGACGGTGCGGAGATCATGGGCGGCCTGTGGTCCGCCGAGGCCGGCATCGGCGCGCTGGATCATGGCGAGGCAGATATCTTCGGGCGGCTGCGCCTGCCGGGATAG